The following are encoded together in the Fusarium keratoplasticum isolate Fu6.1 chromosome 1, whole genome shotgun sequence genome:
- a CDS encoding 40S ribosomal protein S21, translating to MENDRGEIVDLYVPRKCSATNRIIKAKDHGSVQISIAKVDENGRAVQGENHVYALCGFVRAMGESDDSLNRLAQRDGLLKNVWSAQR from the exons ATGGAGAACGACCGTGGCGAGATCGTGGACCT TTACGTCCCCCGCAAGTGCAGCGCCACCAAccgcatcatcaaggccaaggaccaCGGCTCCGTCCAGATCTCCATTgccaaggtcgacgagaacGGCCGTGCCGTCCAGGGCGAGAACCACGTCTACGCCCTCTGCGGTTTCGTCCGAGCGATGGGCGAGAGCGACGACTCCCTCAACCGATTGGCCCAGCGAGACGGCCTCCTCAAGAACGTCTGGAGCGCTCAGCGATAA
- a CDS encoding Nudix hydrolase domain-containing protein, translating to MPPPLNSIGRPLSQLLLRSGSRCSFVVPRPAQRLVPSILIMASKTQKRPSSSSAGKRPLSEPRPSSSVLLVSPVNDVLLLHRVHTSTSFASAHVFPGGNLDPYHDGVIPAVDSPERHQDGLAYRIGAIRETFEETGILLAKKDGGLINLSIEERDTARKQIHGNQVKFLEWLKSVGAEPDLDGLIPFTRWITPTINAKRFTTQMYLYMLPLTRGNMPSEMLIPTPDDGIEHTAALFAPAKTFLSRAADNSIILFPPQAYLLTLVSDIFTSRSGSLEEGPLQLAAQRKKLLSFLKRTPTAETEKGKEHKTAIIPWGDKVMSPHNLFIRKEDKRVVLGLDKPGPELKGSERGGDWERVVLVNFGKGGPTNVEVRRREDVLEEEKKSKASSEKL from the exons ATGCCTCCTCCGCTCAATTCCATTGGGCGCCCGCTCTCCCAGTTGCTTCTCCGCAGCGGCTCTAGATGTAGCTTTGTTGTTCCCCGGCCTGCGCAGCGTCTTGTTCCTTCGATactcatcatggcttcaaAAACTCAGAAAcgaccgtcttcttcttccgcgGGCAAGCGTCCGCTGTCTGAACCGCGACCTAGCTCTTCAGTACTTCTTGTCTCTCCCGTCAACGACGTGTTGCTCCTGCACCGCGTCCACACTTCAACATCCTTTGCCTCGGCCCATGTCTTTCCCGGCGGAAACCTGGACCCTTACCACGACGGTGTGATTCCCGCCGTGGACTCGCCAGAGAGGCATCAAGATGGGCTGGCGTACAGGATCGGCGCCATCAGAGAGACATTTGAGGAGACGGGCATCTtgctggccaagaaggacggCGGGTTGATAAACCTGAGCATCGAGGAGCGGGACACGGCAAGGAAGCAGATACACGGCAACCAGGTCAAGTTTCTCGAGTGGTTGAAATCCGTAGGCGCTGAGCCAGACCTGG ATGGCCTTATCCCCTTTACACGCTGGATCACCCCCACCATAAACGCAAAGCGCTTCACAACACAGATGTATCTCTACATGCTCCCTCTGACACGCGGCAACATGCCGTCTGAGATGCTCATTCCAACTCCTGACGATGGAATTGAGCATACCGCTGCGCTTTTTGCCCCAGCCAAGACCTTCCTCTCTCGTGCCGCTGacaactccatcatcctGTTCCCTCCTCAGGCCTATCTCCTCACCCTCGTCTCTGACATATTCACCAGCCGGTCTGGATCCCTGGAAGAAGGACCCCTGCAACTTGCCGCCCAGCGCAAGAAGCTTCTCTCCTTTCTCAAGAGGACACCGACAGCAGAGACAgaaaagggcaaggagcaCAAGACGGCAATCATCCCGTGGGGCGACAAGGTCATGAGCCCTCACAACCTCTTTATCAGAAAAGAGGACAAGAGAGTCGTCTTGGGACTAGACAAGCCTGGACCAGAGCTCAAGGGTTCGGAGAGGGGAGGAGACTGGGAGCGTGTGGTTCTCGTCAACTTTGGCAAGGGGGGACCGACCAATGTTGAAGTCCGGAGGAGAGAAGACGTTttggaagaggagaagaagagcaaagCGAGTAGCGAGAAGTTATAG
- a CDS encoding Malic enzyme, producing MAEESKFGHLPLSTKGPISCALTGASLLNTPYLNKGSAFPVEERRKFNLTGLLPQGVQTLEQQCKRAYDQYSTRPNDLAKNTFLTSLKDQNEVLYYKLIQLHLDEMMSVVYTPTEGDAIQNYSRLFRRPEGCYLNIHEQDQVHDNLAQWGNAEDIDYIVVTDGEEILGIGDQGVGGILISVAKLVLTTLCGGVHPNRTLPVVLDCGTDNEELLNDELYLGLREKRVRGEEYGKFVDTFVQSARKLYPKAYIHFEDFGLSNARRLLDRYRPDFACFNDDVQGTGCVTLAAIMAGLHVSKQKFKDLRMVVFGAGSAGLGIADQVRDAIATEGDISHEEASKQIWLIDKPGLLTSEIEVSDAQKSFVKAASEWKDKKTDLLSVIKAVRPNVLVGTSTVPGAFTEDVIKAMAEHHERPIVLPLSNPTRLHEAKPEDILNWTNGKALVATGSPFPPVKGPWGESGSEVTIDIAECNNSVVFPGIGLACVLSRAEHLTDRMLVAAVEAAASLSPALKDPTAPLLPDVNSVRDVSVRIARHVIQVALNDDEATQEGIPEEDDELEEWIREQMWNPAYRPLKFVEMETATREARGELKRAGTVHRTGHL from the exons ATGGCTGAAGAGTCTAAGTTCGGACATCTTCCCCTCAGCACCAAGGGCCCTATCAGCTGCGCTCTCACCGGCGCATCCCTCCTCAACACTCCCTATCTCAACAAGGGCTCTGCGTTTCCGGTGGAGGAGCGTCGCAAATTCAACCTCACCGGATTGCTCCCCCAGGGCGTCCAGACGCTTGAGCAACAGTGCAAGCGTGCGTACGATCAATACTCGACCCGGCCAAACGACCTAGCCAAGAACACCTTTCTCACCTCACTAAAGGACCAAAATGAGGTGCTCTACTACAAG TTGATCCAACTTCAtctggatgagatgatgagcgTTGTCTACACCCCAACCGAAGGCGACGCTATCCAGAACTACTCTCGACTATTTCGTCGCCCAGAGGGCTGTTATCTCAACATTCATGAGCAGGATCAAGTCCACGACAACCTGGCCCAGTGGGGAAACGCAGAGGATATCGACTACATCGTAGTGACTG ACGGCGAGGAGATCCTCGGCATCGGTGACCAAGGCGTTGGAGGCATTCTCATCTCGGTTGCCAAACTAGTCCTCACCACTCTCTGCGGAGGCGTTCACCCAAACCGTACCCTTCCTGTCGTCCTCGACTGCGGGACGGATAacgaggagcttctcaacgacGAGCTGTACCTAGGCCTCAGAGAGAAGCGTGTCCGCGGCGAAGAGTACGGCAAGTTTGTCGACACCTTTGTCCAGTCGGCAAGAAAGCTGTATCCAAAAGCGTACATCCACTTTGAGGACTTTGGTCTCAGCAACG CGAGACGTCTTCTGGACCGCTACCGCCCAGACTTTGCCTGCTTCAATGATGATGTCCAGGGCACTGGCTGCGTGACCCTGGCGGCCATCATGGCAGGCCTCCACGTCAGCAAGCAAAAGTTCAAGGACCTCCGCATGGTTGTCTTTGGGGCCGGAAGTGCCGGTCTCGGCATTGCAGATCAGGTTCGAGATGCCATCGCAACTGAGGGGGACATCAGCCATGAGGAGGCGTCGAAGCAGATCTG GTTGATTGACAAGCCCGGTCTCCTCACGAGCGAGATAGAGGTTTCAGACGCCCAAAAGAGCTTTGTAAAGGCCGCGTCGGAGTGGAAAGATAAGAAAACCGATCTCCTCTCCGTCATCAAAGCTGTCCGTCCCAACGTTCTCGTCGGCACGTCTACCGTTCCCGGAGCCTTCACCGAGGAtgtcatcaaggccatggccgagCATCACGAGCGTCCCATAGTCCTCCCTCTTTCCAACCCAACAAGACTCCACGAGGCCAAACCCGAGGATATCCTCAACTGGACCAACGGCAAGGCCCTCGTGGCCACTGGCTCGCCTTTCCCGCCCGTCAAGGGTCCCTGGGGCGAGTCTGGCTCTGAAGTTACCATCGACATCGCAGAGTGCAACAACTCGGTTGTATTCCCGGGCATCGGCCTGGCCTGCGTGCTCTCCCGCGCGGAGCACCTGACAGACCGCATGCTCGTCGCTGCAgtagaggccgcggcctcaCTAAGTCCTGCACTCAAGGATCCTACAGCCCCTCTGCTACCGGATGTCAACTCTGTGCGAGATGTCAGCGTTCGCATCGCTCGACATGTGATCCAGGTGGCTCTCAACGATGACGAGGCGACACAGGAGGGCATtcccgaggaggacgatgagctggaggagtgGATCAGGGAGCAGATGTGGAATCCAGCGTACCGGCCGTTGAAGtttgtcgagatggagacTGCAACCAGAGAGGCACGAGGAGAGCTGAAGCGGGCGGGAACAGTTCATCGCACCGGTCATTTATAA
- a CDS encoding MFS domain-containing protein: MESTVEARTKLAYKNRWRTLYNNPKLIVIALFASFGGFEYGYQQGVLGQSLVMTRFKDNFPSVVESSSATGWLTSILQLGGILGSLSAGVLGEVISRKYTMFSACCWVILGSYLYVGATYHNPSMLYAGRFFTGIGVGTFSGVGPLYNAELSSPELRGFLVSFYQFCTILGIMLSFWIGYGSNYIGGHGDSQSNLAWMLPSIIQGIPAVLLALGIWWLPFSPRWLVKKGRDEEAIKTLSYLRNLPIEHELIQVEYKEIKAESLFEQRAFAKQFPNLAAKEQGNMWVREFAQYYNIVRTWDNFKRVATAWLVMFWQQWSGIDAIIYYASQVFERLGLTGGTQALLATGVTGVVFFVSTLPAMAIIDKVGRKPMLYAGSVVMWISMVIAGIIVAKFQHDWESHAAAGWVAVAFIWVYVGAFGATWGPVSWTLVAEIFPLSIRSKGSSIGASSNWLNNFAVAFYVPPMFETLEWGTYIFFAGFLACSIVWLYFCLPETKGATLEDMDRIFGSRTGEEDAKMLDEARHDVGLGPEFEIDALKAEKMLMEGEEAEARPTSHHENA; this comes from the exons ATGGAGTCGACAGTCGAGGCGCGAACCAAGCTCGCCTACAAGAATCGATGGAGAACTCTCTACAACAACCCCAAGCTTATCGTCATCGCCCTCTTTGCTTC ATTCGGTGGTTTCGAGTATGGCTACCAGCAGGGTGTCCTCGGCCAGTCCCTGGTCATGACTCGTTTCAAGGACAACTTCCCCTCCGTCGTCGAGTCGTCCAGCGCCACCGGTTGGCTCACCTCCATTCTGCAGCTTGGTGGTATCCTGGGCTCGCTGTCTGCCGGTGTCCTCGGTGAGGTCATCTCAAGAAAGTACACCATGTTCTCAGCTTGCTGCTGGGTCATCCTGGGCAGCTACCTCTATGTCGGCGCCACATACCACAACCCTTCCATGCTCTACGCCGGCCGATTCTTCACTGGTATCGGTGTCGGAACTTTCTCCGGTGTTGG CCCCCTGTACAACGCCGAACTGTCGTCCCCCGAACTCCGAGGtttcctcgtctccttctATCAATTCTGCACTATTCTCGGCATCATGCTTTCGTTCTGGATCGGATATGGCAGCAACTACATCGGAGGCCATGGTGATAGCCAGAGCAACCTCGCGTGGATgctcccctccatcatccaggGAATTCccgccgtcctcctcgccttggGTATCTGGTGGCTCCCCTTCTCCCCTCGCTGGCTCGTGAAGAAGGGCCGTGATGAGGAGGCTATCAAGACACTTTCTTATCTCCGTAACCTGCCTATCGAGCACGAGCTCATCCAAGTCGAGTACAAGGAGATTAAGGCCGAGTCTTTGTTTGAGCAGCGTGCTTTTGCTAAGCAGTTCCCCAACCTGGCGGCCAAGGAGCAGGGCAACATGTGGGTGCGGGAGTTCGCCCAGTACTATAATATCGTCCGAACCTGGGACAATTTCAAGCGAGTTGCCACAGCCTGGCTGGTTATGTTCTGGCAGCAGTGGAG TGGTATCGACGCCATCATCTACTATGCCAGCCAGGTCTTCGAGCGACTCGGTCTGACCGGCGGAACTCAAGCCCTGCTTGCCACCGGAGTTACTGGCGTTGTTTTCTTCGTTTCGACCCTTCCTGCCATGGCTATTATCGATAAGGTGGGCCGCAAACCCATGTTGTACGCCGGATCGGTCGTGATGTGGATTTCCATGGTGATCGCCGGAATCATCGTCGCCAAGTTCCAACACGACTGGGAATCTCACGCGGCAGCTGGCTGGGTAGCAGTTGCCTTCATCTGGGTCTATGTTGGAGCATTCGGAGCCACATGGGGGCCAGTTTCGTGGACTTTGGTTGCTGAAATCTTTCCTCTATCTATCCGATCGAAGGGTTCGTCGATCGGTGCGTCGAGCAACTGG CTTAACAACTTCGCGGTTGCCTTCTACGTTCCCCCGATGTTCGAGACCCTCGAATGGGGTACTTACATCTTTTTCGCCGGCTTCCTCGCGTGCAGCATCGTCTGGCTGTACTTCTGCctccccgagaccaagggtGCAACTCTCGAGGACATGGACCGTATCTTTGGAAGCCGAACtggtgaggaggatgccaagatGCTGGACGAGGCCCGCCATGACGTTGGTCTGGGACCCGAGTTTGAGATTGATGCTCTTAAGGCGGAGAAGATGCTTatggagggcgaggaagccGAGGCCAGACCTACTTCTCACCATGAGAATGCCTAG
- a CDS encoding Structure-specific endonuclease subunit SLX4, whose amino-acid sequence MASPDAFQSSPLRETRRERVQIESSSPALPPLQDLLSQKPSRPPIRSGSKAVPIPDHAPSSFISARHLWTSTEATHDAASESATTANRASAEPSGAGFIANDTHASVQAQDDDIVIVQISGKSSRKPRKPRAPKTTTQKKKEPAQNAADTESQNGGKGKKASKANKNGDEGVATKPKATKPRKKQTGTMSNHFTPVAEPDLPANSKKNDVHEPLHLEQAPARRLDWTPPAQKTVINIDSDSSAFKQLASSETGQPKPAFKNLVEGYACLEAAHQALTFASDEDSSFLKKRKLIELVNTKEANPAAVIPEKSPKKKAPKKKARTITGLATAAYKVPTQPDPDPPTASILDHFQAADNANTSATEQAKKAKGKANPRKRVSKVSKKKAAPPKPVLLSPGAALAQVANQDFVFGTSSQLAREESPTVLRDLQSALMQSNQVDDIDFATTINSDAIDPPEQRTSLWDAAARDTEGDLFDVEVINLTEDSPHLPEETHDANPFGYFRGGNRTSAPDSVAENTVSDDHVSFANLSDLMPSPTRNPRHEDGEGSPFFSDSDLSASIELQRPASAQTQPRQEILAPAAKPLNGEADVREQPPRPNFESYTDVQLAKEIRTFGFKPIKRRSAMIALLDQCWQSKTRMGQAGVHTSTKRTSSAPKTTKTGSPVSAGIDAKRPRGRPRKNSPSASEPQEPPPSAQPPETPKRLRGRPRKNSLASSVGTASPTKAKTAPAPKKLAAAPKSPRRRKGAANPVIEIPDSNSDFGSDLDSSPDSSMDEMFSPPPLDLSLSTGDDTELSFTATQNDQEVVLFEYIAKAIRSAPRTTDPMEPSWHEKILLYDPIVLEDLAAWLNTGELSRVGYDGEVNPNDVKKWCESQSICCLWRVNLRGKERKRF is encoded by the coding sequence ATGGCATCCCCTGACGCCTTTCAATCATCGCCACTTCGAGAAACAAGACGCGAACGAGTCCAAATCGAATCCTCGTCCCCCGCCCTCCCGCCACTCCAAGATCTCCTCTCGCAGAAGCCAAGTCGTCCCCCGATCCGAAGTGGCAGCAAAGCCGTCCCCATCCCAGACCATGCTCCATCAAGTTTCATCTCGGCCCGTCATCTTTGGACGTCAACGGAAGCAACTCATGATGCAGCTTCCGAGTCTGCGACCACAGCCAATCGAGCGTCTGCAGAGCCCAGCGGGGCAGGTTTCATCGCAAACGATACCCATGCTTCTGTGCAAGCACAGGATGATGATATTGTAATTGTGCAAATCTCCGGAAAGTCATCCAGGAAGCCGCGGAAGCCAAGAGCTCCAAAGACAACTACacaaaagaaaaaggagCCAGCACAAAATGCCGCGGATACTGAATCTCAAAATGGTGGGAAGGGCAAAAAGGCCTCaaaggccaacaagaacggGGACGAAGGTGTGGCAACGAAGCCCAAGGCAACAAAGCCGAGGAAGAAACAGACGGGTACTATGAGTAACCACTTTACACCAGTTGCTGAGCCCGATCTGCCTGCAAATTCAAAGAAGAATGACGTCCATGAGCcgcttcatcttgaacaagCACCCGCCCGAAGGCTAGATTGGACACCGCCAGCTCAAAAGACTGTCATAAACATCGATTCGGATTCATCCGCATTCAAACAACTTGCCTCTTCGGAAACTGGCCAGCCAAAGCCAGCTTTCAAGAATCTCGTTGAGGGCTACGCTTGTCTTGAAGCAGCACACCAAGCACTAACATTTGCATCAGATGAAGACTCGAGTTTCCTGAAAAAGCGGAAACTCATAGAGCTTGTGAACACGAAGGAGGCCAACCCAGCGGCCGTTATTCCTGAAAAGTCCCCCAAGAAAAAGGCACCGAAGAAGAAAGCTCGAACAATCACGGGGCTTGCTACGGCTGCATACAAAGTGCCTACCCAACCTGATCCTGATCCACCAACTGCCTCCATATTGGATCATTTCCAGGCCGCCGACAATGCCAACACGTCAGCTACTGAGCAAGCAAAGAAGGCCAAAGGCAAAGCAAATCCACGCAAGAGAGTCTCGAAGGTTTCAAAAAAGAAAGCGGCGCCGCCAAAACCTGTCTTACTGTCTCCAGGTGCAGCTCTCGCCCAGGTCGCAAACCAGGATTTCGTCTTCGGTACCTCCAGCCAACTAGCCAGAGAAGAGTCGCCAACTGTCCTAAGGGACCTTCAGTCCGCTTTGATGCAGTCAAACCAGGTCGATGATATAGATTTCGCTACGACCATCAACAGCGACGCTATTGATCCACCTGAACAACGAACCAGCCTCTGGGACGCAGCCGCTCGAGACACTGAGGGTGACCTGTTTGATGTCGAGGTGATTAATCTCACAGAAGACTCACCACACTTACCAGAAGAGACGCATGATGCAAACCCATTTGGGTATTTCAGAGGTGGCAATCGGACCAGCGCTCCGGACAGTGTGGCTGAGAATACTGTCTCTGATGATCATGTTTCCTTCGCCAACTTGTCGGACCTTATGCCTTCACCTACCAGAAATCCCAGACATGAGGATGGCGAAGGATCACCATTCTTCTCCGACAGTGATCTTTCTGCTAGCATTGAACTGCAGCGGCCCGCCTCTGCGCAGACACAACCCCGTCAAGAAATCCTTGCTCCAGCGGCAAAGCCTCTTAACGGGGAAGCAGATGTCCGCGAACAGCCGCCTCGTCCCAATTTTGAAAGTTACACGGATGTTCAGCTTGCTAAAGAAATCAGGACCTTtggcttcaagcccatcaaaaGAAGAAGTGCCATGATTGCCCTTCTCGACCAATGTTGGCAAAGCAAGACGCGTATGGGTCAGGCAGGTGTCCACACAAGCACCAAGCGAACCTCTTCGGCCCCAAAGACCACAAAGACTGGAAGCCCTGTTTCTGCCGGAATCGATGCTAAGAGGCCCCGAGGCCGACCACGGAAAAACAGTCCAAGTGCTTCGGAACCCCAGGAACCACCCCCTTCTGCTCAACCACCAGAAACTCCCAAGAGACTTCGTGGTCGACCAAGGAAGAACAGTCTCGCTTCATCAGTAGGCACAGCCTCTCCGACGAAAGCAAAAACTGCCCCAGCAcccaagaagctggctgcAGCCCCCAAGTCCCCAAGGCGCAGGAAGGGAGCTGCCAATCCTGTGATTGAGATTCCTGACTCCAATTCAGACTTCGGAAGTGATCTTGATTCATCGCCAGACTCTTCCATGGACGAAATGTTCTCGCCGCCTCCACTGGACTTGTCCCTTTCAACTGGTGACGATACCGAGCTCTCCTTCACAGCAACTCAAAATGATCAAGAAGTCGTCTTGTTCGAGTACATCGCCAAAGCTATCCGGTCGGCTCCTCGCACTACCGATCCGATGGAACCCTCATGGCATGAGAAAATCCTACTTTACGATCCAatcgtcctcgaggacctcgcaGCATGGCTCAATACCGGTGAGCTCAGCCGCGTGGGTTATGACGGAGAGGTCAACCCCAACGATGTCAAGAAATGGTGCGAGTCTCAGAGCATATGCTGTTTATGGCGAGTAAATCTACGTGGCAAAGAACGGAAGAGGTTTTAA
- a CDS encoding Zn(2)-C6 fungal-type domain-containing protein, with the protein MSYLDGLNLGYSFNNNVSEGLPDAAQQSTASPPSNNPHQTSHRSSQHRPSSQGSVTVYQTTGPDAHTSPIQAPGSSTPALNPRSCVTCRRRKVRCDKQMPCSNCRRAQIPCVFPAPGRAPRQPRPRDPNAPPKNSSQREIELMKRLRKLEGIVEELSGQIEVESGGKGPSSANSPEAAHGAQASNIERSATFPQRHSSSASSHPGVLGPSSGSPRGSDAASDQSEATRKQIHQKFGRLVLNDQSGSRRYVSNGFWAKLNDELDSIREETQKLTDEDFDDSDYEETPDSSPSLVVPADHHSFIFGYRSADVNLEKCRPLPSHIPFLWSVYQENVEPLIKVLHIPSMEPIFRDARKNHEQLSPGNEALVWAIYYAAITSLEPEEVRANLGVNKEDVLTQYRFAVEQALAKANFLNSSDTSIIQAFVIFLVVVRRQDESRFCWSLTGLVVHLAQGMGLHRDGSHFGLSPFETEMRRRLWWALLVLDLRSADELGTDLIIGDLFYDTQMPSNINDADINPETTEFPEPREGRSDCAVALVRYEICSLSRRLLRAASASASFCPKGAPLANLGLVEREQMLIEVYQRVEGRFFKHVMDDTDPLYWMAGMIARIIMAKMCLVIYQPMLFPGSDGELSAEARQRVYVAAIEIIEYNHILNTDSRCKQYRWLFKTYTNWHAMAYFLIESCRRPWTPLVERGWQALNGYEGHPAEYVRSADYTSVILPIRKLYFRAGKHRATEIARLRSNPEEARRVEFEERMNPAQTSFEMIPAGEDKMDQMRGRWRTLVRSDGSNVPISTPAELSPMAPPAMLQPGPPTSQSRPRTPAANEVPSNINLSETTMGLMNELMSQTTNFPMTTFYPLNEIGSAEMRAAASTGSMSTPGMTAAQLPQQQQTQLGGLGQPFSQQPLQLPKDDNPPPYLWPDPYPAMDDNFDNTGGDDVDMLGDDFNWQDWSQSIRGLEMESTQGQKGW; encoded by the exons ATGTCCTACCTGGACGGCTTGAACCTCGGATacagcttcaacaacaaTGTATCCGAGGGACTTCCCGACGCCGCACAGCAGTCCACGGCATCCCCGCCGTCCAACAATCCCCATCAGACATCGCATCGCAGCAGCCAGCATCGACCGTCATCGCAAGGCAGCGTCACCGTCTATCAGACCACCGGCCCCGACGCCCACACCAGCCCGATCCAGGCACCCGGGAGCAGCACTCCGGCCCTGAACCCGCGATCATGCGTCACCTGCCGCCGTCGCAAAGTCCGTTGCGACAAGCAGATGCCCTGCTCCAATTGCCGCCGAGCTCAGATCCCATGCGTCTTCCCCGCCCCCGGTCGGGCACCGCGGCAGCCGCGCCCAAGAGACCCCAATGCGCCCCCAAAGAACTCGAGCCAGCGCGAGATTGAGCTGATGAAGCGCCTGAGGAAGCTCGAGGgcattgtcgaggagctgagCGGCCAGATCGAGGTCGAGTCCGGGGGCAAGGGTCCCTCGTCGGCCAACTCGCCTGAAGCTGCGCATGGAGCGCAGGCCTCAAACATTGAACGATCAGCAACCTTTCCCCAGAGGCATTCATCCAGCGCATCTTCTCACCCTGGCGTCCTGGGTCCGTCGAGTGGGAGCCCGAGAGGTAGCGATGCCGCGAGCGATCAGAGCGAGGCGACCCGGAAGCAAATACACCAGAAGTTTGGGCGACTGGTGTTGAACGACCAAAGTGGGAGCCGAAGATATGTCAGCAACGGCTTCTGGGCAAAGCTTAACGACGAG CTCGATTCTATTCGAGAAGAGACGCAAAAACTTACCGACGAGGATTTCGACGACTCAGATTATGAGGAGACTCCAGATAGTTCCCCCTCATTGGTGGTCCCGGCAGATCACCACTCCTTCATCTTTGGATACCGCTCAGCAGATGTCAACCTCGAGAAATGCCGCCCTCTACCCTCTCACATTCCGTTCTTGTGGTCCGTCTACCAGGAGAACGTAGAACCGCTTATCAAGGTGCTACATATTCCGTCAATGGAGCCGATATTCCGTGACGCGAGGAAGAACCACGAGCAGCTCTCACCTGGAAACGAAGCTCTGGTGTGGGCGATCTATTACGCTGCTATCACTTCACTGGAACCCGAGGAG GTTCGAGCCAACCTTGGCGTCAACAAGGAAGACGTCCTTACGCAATATCGTTTCGCTGTCGAACAAGCCCTCGCAAAGGCCAATTTCCTCAACTCATCCGACACTTCGATAATCCAAGCCTTTGTCATATTCCTCGTCGTGGTCAGGCGTCAAGATGAAAGCCGCTTTTGTTGGTCCCTGACCGGGTTGGTGGTTCACCTCGCCCAGGGCATGGGTCTTCATCGAGACGGATCACACTTTGGACTGAGCCCCTTTGAGACGGAAATGAGGAGACGTCTCTGGTGGGCATTGCTCGTACTCGATCTACGGTCCGCAGACGAACTAGGCACTGATCTCATCATTGGAGATCTATTCTACGACACCCAGATGCCCAGTAACATCAACGACGCTGATATCAACCCAGAGACAACAGAATTCCCTGAGCCGAGGGAGGGCCGCTCTGACTGCGCGGTAGCTCTGGTTCGCTATGAAATTTGCAGTCTCTCAAGACGCCTTCTCCGAGctgcatcagcatcagcttCGTTCTGCCCCAAGGGGGCACCGCTCGCTAATCTCGGGCTCGTAGAACGAGAGCAGATGCTAATCGAAGTATATCAAAGAGTTGAGGGCAGGTTCTTTAAGCATGTGATGGATGATACGGACCCCTTGTACTGGATGGCAGGCATGATTGCCcgcatcatcatggccaagatgtgTCTCGTTATTTATCAGCCCATGCTATTCCCCGGTTCGGACGGCGAGCTTTCGGCCGAAGCCAGACAGCGTGTCTACGTGGCGGCGATCGAGATTATCGAGTACAACCACATTCTCAACACGGATTCGAGATGCAAGCAGTACAGATGGCTGTTCAAGACATACACAAACTGGCACGCCATGGCGTATTTCCTCATTGAGAGCTGTCGCCGTCCGTGGACGCCTCTCGTGGAACGTGGGTGGCAGGCGCTCAACGGCTATGAGGGACACCCAGCCGAATACGTCCGCTCCGCCGATTATACGTCTGTCATCCTACCCATACGGAAACTATACTTTAGAGCTGGCAAGCACCGAGCCACAGAGATTGCCCGTCTTCGCAGCAACCCCGAAGAGGCACGTCGTGTGGAGTTTGAGGAGCGGATGAACCCAGCTCAAACGTCATTTGAAATGATACCGGCCGGtgaggacaagatggatcAAATGAGGGGGAGGTGGAGGACCCTAGTGCGATCAGATGGAAGCAACGTGCCCATATCTACACCAGCCGAGCTGAGCCCTATGGCACCTCCAGCGATGCTTCAGCCAGGACCGCCAACATCACAATCACGACCTCGAACACCCGCAGCAAACGAGGTTCCATCAAACATCAACCTCTCGGAAACCACTATGGGGCTCATGAACGAACTAATGTCACAAACTACGAATTTCCCCATGACGACATTTTATCCATTGAACGAGATCGGATCGGCCGAGATGAGAGCCGCCGCATCAACAGGTTCAATGAGTACACCAGGCATGACGGCTGCTCAACTAccccagcaacaacagaCGCAGCTTGGGGGACTAGGTCAGCCGTTTTCTCAGCAGCCACTACAGCTGCCCAAGGACGACAACCCACCCCCATACCTCTGGCCTGATCCATATCCAGCCATGGACGACAACTTTGACAACACAGGAGGCGATGATGTCGACATGCTGGGTGACGACTTTAACTGGCAAGATTGGAGTCAAAGTATTCgtggcttggagatggagagcacGCAGGGGCAGAAGGGATGGTGA